The following are encoded together in the Gemmatimonadota bacterium genome:
- a CDS encoding ISL3 family transposase — protein MSTSLLYHAFGIHGYVYQRSDYIGGEVHLTVEQPSGRLRCAVCRSRRVIRRGNRTRRFRGLPIGRRAVWIVLRVPRLECKACGAVRQAAVPFAPDQHRYTKRFASYVLALARHMTMWDVAQHLGVSWNLVKALVKEDLERRFSRPRLKDLRLLAIDEICIGRGHRYLTVVLDLVTGAVVFVGEGKGTKALDPFWKRLRGSGARIQAVAIDMSQAYILAVRTHLPEATLVFDHFHVVKLMNDKLSALRRELQRQAQEKDKEVLKGTRWILLKNPKNLDETRDEQERLRAALELNAPLAAAYYLKEDLRQLWSQPDKQSATTFLVGWIERARATGIRQLRQMANTLSLHRTGLLAYYDVPISTGPLEGTNNKIKTLQRQSYGFRDPDFFRLKIYALHETCLKLVG, from the coding sequence ATGTCCACGAGCCTATTGTATCATGCGTTCGGCATTCACGGCTACGTCTACCAGCGATCGGACTATATCGGGGGTGAGGTGCACCTCACCGTGGAACAGCCATCAGGTCGACTTCGATGCGCGGTGTGCAGAAGCCGACGGGTGATCCGGCGAGGGAATCGAACGCGTCGGTTCCGGGGCCTGCCGATCGGGAGGCGAGCGGTCTGGATCGTCCTGCGGGTGCCGCGCCTGGAGTGCAAAGCATGCGGGGCCGTGCGCCAGGCCGCAGTCCCGTTCGCTCCGGACCAACATCGGTACACGAAGCGGTTCGCCAGCTACGTGCTGGCTCTAGCCCGACACATGACGATGTGGGACGTGGCCCAGCACCTGGGCGTGAGCTGGAACTTGGTGAAGGCGCTCGTGAAGGAGGATCTCGAGCGCCGCTTCAGTCGACCCCGGCTCAAGGATCTACGGCTGCTGGCGATCGACGAGATCTGCATCGGGCGCGGGCATCGCTACCTGACGGTGGTGCTAGACCTGGTGACGGGCGCAGTGGTCTTCGTCGGTGAGGGCAAGGGAACCAAGGCACTCGACCCCTTCTGGAAACGACTGCGTGGATCGGGAGCTCGGATCCAGGCCGTAGCCATCGACATGTCGCAGGCCTACATCCTGGCCGTCAGGACGCACCTGCCTGAGGCCACCCTGGTCTTCGACCACTTCCATGTGGTGAAGTTGATGAACGACAAGCTCAGCGCTTTGCGACGGGAGCTGCAGCGCCAGGCGCAGGAGAAGGACAAGGAGGTACTCAAGGGCACCCGCTGGATCCTACTGAAGAACCCCAAGAATCTGGACGAGACGAGGGACGAGCAAGAACGCCTCCGCGCGGCGCTTGAGTTGAACGCGCCCCTGGCCGCGGCCTACTACCTGAAGGAGGATCTCCGTCAGCTCTGGAGTCAGCCCGACAAGCAGAGCGCCACCACCTTCCTGGTCGGCTGGATCGAACGAGCCCGCGCGACCGGCATTCGGCAACTCCGGCAGATGGCCAACACCCTGAGCCTGCACCGAACCGGTCTGCTGGCCTACTACGACGTGCCGATCAGCACCGGGCCCTTGGAGGGCACGAACAACAAGATCAAGACCCTCCAGAGACAGTCCTACGGCTTCCGTGATCCCGACTTCTTCCGACTCAAGATCTACGCCCTTCATGAAACCTGTCTCAAACTCGTCGGTTAA